From one Synechocystis sp. PCC 6803 substr. PCC-P genomic stretch:
- a CDS encoding biopolymer transporter ExbD, with amino-acid sequence MASSPKAPKSHRKFQSIYHPTRPLSLWQDNQHDQGEVRIEIIPLIDVVFCILTFFILGAVGLSRQQAISLDLPRASTGAPQMREMFMVSLDDLGQLYVEKQPVSQEQMVSALQNYHQYNPSGLIVLHASRNASYNDVVQLLDTLRTVGGDRVALATLPGDGQTPSGMNPNSFNNPNLGLPGMTPGNAFPNGANPGMSNFNNSNPGGSGAGVPNFSNTPLPGMPDANGNVSPNPGMNPGFPGGGAMSPDPNSQSPNLPGMGNTVPSAPQQ; translated from the coding sequence ATGGCATCTTCCCCTAAAGCCCCCAAGTCCCACCGTAAATTCCAGTCCATTTACCATCCCACCCGTCCCCTGTCCCTCTGGCAGGATAACCAACATGACCAGGGGGAAGTGCGCATTGAGATTATTCCCCTGATTGACGTTGTTTTCTGTATTCTGACCTTTTTTATCCTGGGGGCGGTGGGGCTATCCCGACAACAAGCCATTAGTTTAGATTTACCCCGAGCTAGCACTGGGGCTCCCCAAATGCGGGAAATGTTTATGGTGAGCCTGGACGATCTGGGGCAACTTTATGTGGAAAAACAGCCGGTAAGCCAGGAGCAGATGGTTAGTGCCCTGCAAAATTATCACCAATACAATCCCAGCGGTTTGATTGTGCTCCATGCTTCCCGCAATGCCAGTTATAACGATGTGGTGCAATTACTGGATACTCTGCGAACCGTGGGCGGCGATCGGGTGGCTTTAGCGACTTTACCCGGCGATGGCCAAACTCCCTCGGGCATGAACCCCAATAGCTTTAATAATCCTAATTTGGGATTACCGGGCATGACTCCGGGCAACGCATTCCCCAATGGTGCCAATCCGGGAATGTCCAATTTTAATAACTCGAATCCTGGGGGTTCCGGTGCGGGCGTCCCTAATTTTAGTAACACTCCCTTACCAGGTATGCCCGATGCCAATGGCAATGTGTCTCCCAATCCTGGTATGAATCCTGGTTTTCCCGGTGGAGGCGCCATGAGCCCTGACCCCAACTCCCAATCGCCCAATTTACCTGGGATGGGTAACACCGTGCCCAGTGCCCCCCAACAGTAA